GCTTTTAGAATACAAGAAACAAGCATTTTTAGAATTTTGTATGTTAATACTGCTATCTATTATGGTAGGCACTAGTCACATGTGGCCAATTAATTTTGTGTCACTAAAATAAAACTCAGTTCCTCAAACAAGCATTATTTCAAATGTTGCAGTAGCTACTGGGCCTAGTGGCAGCTATACTGCGGCGCAGATAGAGAACATTTCTTATCATATAAAGATCTATTGGGCAGTACTATATGTTATGATATGCACTTTTTATGTTTTCAGTCTAGAAACTACAAAAAAGACCTTGTTAGGAATGAGATCTTCAGGAAAATCATCTCCTTAAAACTGGCCCAGATATTGtatgtaaaacatttaaattacaATGTTACTATTATTTGCAGGCAAGGTGTACCACAAGTTCACAAAAATATAGCATATTCTTTTAGAATTGCTTATCATTTAGTTGAAACTTAAGTTACAAACTATTTAGCCTTTCTATATAATACATGTCTATACTTAATACATAATCTATTTTACCATAAGTAATTACAGATAATACATATTTCTTAGATAAACAGATCATGTAAAAGCCAAAAGCACCACCTACCCTGGCTTCCAATATCAGACACTTCTTCTCCAGTGTCCATTTTTGTATCAAGAATGACAGCCTCATGATTGCCATCCTCATCTTCCTTTTCAGACTCTTCAAGATCACCCCATGAGTTTTCTATTCCCTCTCCAATTTGGGCAGTTCCAGGAGTCCACAGCACAGGTTTAGAAACACTTACCAAGTTAAGAAAACTGAATAGCAAAAATACTGCTATGGCCTAttgaaaaatatcaaattttcttGCAAGATTGATTCTTGGGGAGAAAATTCAATATAGCTATGCTATGGATGGTTgaatactgaagaaaaataaaatttacaatgtGGGCAAGATTATGGACATCATGATGTGAAAAACTGATAAGCTCTTGACATTTTTGTTATAGTAAATTTAGTTACTGTATAGTAGCACAAAAGTGCTTGCCTACATCATTATTAAAgtaaagtttttgaaaaaaaaaaatggatgctGTAAGTTAGTTCTTATTTGGGGGATAGAACCAAGGGCCatacacatgctgggcaagtgctctaccactaagctatatcccagcCCCAAAGCTGGTTctcaaaatagacaaatttctggGCTTTAGGGATAACTGAAGAGAAGCTGGGTGTTACACTATCAACTTAATATGACATCATTCTTTTAAGTGTTTTCTCTAACATTACAgtatttcagaaaacaaattttaGTATTCACTTACAGCCTTAACAAAGCCAAAAATGTTATGAATCTTCATTACTGCAAAAACCACCCAATAAAGATACACTTCTGAAGGAGGTTCAGCTTCTGCAAtgatttcttctgctttctcctctATACTGGAGGTATCAATAGAggccttttccattttaaaagatgTGATCCTTTGATTTGGTATAGATTCTGCAAAGCCAAACTTCCCACCTTCTTTCCTGtgagtttttggttttggtagtgGGGAAAAGAAGATGGGGGAATGATGacagcaaagaaaggaaggaaaaaaaatcacttttatccTTTGGTGGGCAAGAAATATTGGAATAGAATTTATTTGACTAACTTAACCAATTTATTATGGCTACCAGATATATAATAAAAGGTTAACCAGTTTATTATGAATATCAGATATACAATAAAAGGTTACCATAATTATTAAACCATGTGCTAGGTGCTCAAAGGATATTCTGGAATATCCATATCAGCTGTCTCAAGGAGACATTAGCCTTCCATAGGAAAGAAAAGGACACTGAAGTGCTGAGCtatttattttaagataacaCAGTTAAGACGTAAAGATGATAATCAACCTGTTTGTGTTCTATCCAGTAATTTGAGTTACTAGGTTCTTTTCCTAAGAAAGTGttaacttttaagaaaaatcttaCCGGCTTTTCAATATAGTTTATGCTTAAATTCAAATCTGAaggttattaaaaaaatttttttttgctggtactgggaacaagcacttgttaggcaagtactctaccacttgggccacttcCCAGcccacttttattatttatttggtggtactggggtttgaactcagggccttgcacttgctaggcaggcacactaccacttgagtcatgcctttagcctttgattttatatttgagataggatctccctaattttgctcaggttagccttgaattctcagtcctcctgcctccacctcccaagtaattgGAATTACAGACATAGGCATaggctaccacacctggctccctaCTTTCAAAAAACACCCTAGAATATTCAACTGAGATTAACAAATAagaacaattataaaaattacatggTTGCCCTTGTGTAAGAAAGGTCCTTAGAAAACATgcataaagggctgggagtgtggttcagtggtagagcacttgcctgtaaTGTGTGAGGCCTGGGGTTTGATtctccagcaccataaaaacaaagaaatgaaaatatgtataaaaagatAATCTAATTCTGAAAAAGTTAACTTACCTAACTTTCTGATCATTCTCCAAAGCTTTTTGTATTAGCTCTGTAATTTCTGCTACCTTCACACCAGCTATTTTACTGCATCTTAAAACCTATTAGTAAAAGTGAATTCTGTTAAAGACACAAATCAAATGGCTTTTTCTAGTGATACCAAAACCATGAGATTGATTTTTTCAACCTTTACAATTTAAGTTTTCTTTGCCAAATGTGAAAATACAATGTAAGCACAAATGAAGATGCAaggctcattttaaaatttttgataatggagactaacatttattgaacatttacatatatgctagACACTGTGCAATGTACATTTATTCATCCTTAAAGAAACTGAGATCCAAAGATATGAAATCATTTGCCCAAAGTCAGTTAATACAAGGTCCAGCTAGAACTTGAACTAAAGCAGCTCCATTACTCTTAACTGCTCACActatatgctatatattttctaaaagcCTTTATGTGAATCTGATATATAGGTGGGTTTGAGGACTACTTCTAGTTGTACCCAAATTGTGAAAATAAAACTACCTGCCCTAtcctcatttttatcttttgatgcttttttttgttttgtttttaaatagtgtAATGAATCTTTCTTGactggaataaaaataaaaaagcgtCTTCTTCTAGTTGTGTCAATCTCTGGAGGGTCAAAGGTGGGAGcagcaagggaggaaggaagatatTTCATGGCTACCAGTCAACGGAACATAatgaactgaaactagattttaATAATCTAGAAACCACTAATAGAAAGTCTCCTGGTAAAAGGAAGAGGCCTATTCTTACAAGGACATTAAAGTTAAAGCACTGACCTGATCTTTTAGTAGCATTATACCACCACTGGACTGGATGGTACAAATCTCTCGATGCTTATTCATGGCAATCACTAGCAAGCCATCCATTACGCGTTCTTCTCGTTCATTGGGATCTACCAATAAATATGTTCTGAAATGAACAGCAAAAATGATCCTGAGCAAGTCTGACACTGATGTGCATCATTTTTAtagaaacagattttttaaaatgaatgcgTAAGTGGGTATCTCTAGCAATTACAGTGAAATCACAGTAAGTTCAGActgattttatttaaatgataCATAATCTAAACCTATTGCTATCTCTGACTCAAGtcactaataaaaatttacataCCAATGAGTAATTTAGctaattttaaagttttcctaAAGTCTTGTACTATATAAGCTCTTCTAGTATCTGCAAAGGGCACATTAAAAAAAGTACTGCCTATTTTTACACCATCCAACATCTTAGCTGATGATAGTCATGTGGTTCCTGAGCCCTTATGTGGTTAGTCCAAACTACTGTGTAAAATACTAGATCTCAAAAACTTAGTAGAAAAAAAGGATTGTAAAATGTAGAATTCTcattaaagaatttttaagataataattacatagtaaaagaaaaaattttgccTATTTTAATTAAATCAAGTACATAAGTTTGTTTTTTCACCACTTCCCTATAATAAAATTCTACACTACAATGACTAAAAGTTGAAATCTTTTGTTCTTATGCCCAAATTTGTTAAAGTACCTTCCTTATATTTCACCTTGTTTCTGAAAATTTAAGATTCAAGTTTTCACTTAAAAGCATCATTACATAGACCTAAAAGGCTCCAAGTTATTTGTTGTAGGATTTAGCAATGAGTTATAAAGAAACTGCTGGACAGCTGAAGGAAACTAAATTTTCCTCTTTGTGAACCCTTCTCCTTTAAAACCTACTTTTAGAACTACTACAcctaaaatgctccaaaatccctTATCTTCCATTAATCCACAGTATTTCTTACCCCcacttttccaaattaaaatcGTAGGTAACTCTCTTAACATTTGTACAACTAAAAAAGGTAAAATGTTACTATACCATAGTTAATTCATAAATTTGTAAGTAcgctatgaaaagaaaaatgctgagaCATAAAATTATACTTGTAAAGTTTTGTCACTTGTATTAATTGTTAATTAATGCCCTTACAAACAGAACTATAAGGTGCTTTTCTATTAAAGGAGGAGTTCATTCATTTGTACATGACACACTTGAATAGAGCAATAAAGGTCATTTATAATTTCAGCCCATAACAAGGTGAGACTGACCCTTGCTGGAAGAAGGCAAAACTGACACAAATGGGCAAGTGGTGGATGCTCAATGGTACAGGATCACGCTCTTCAGGTGTATactgtttcaaaagaaaaggtCCAATAATTACAGTCACTAAGTtatgaatacataaaaaaaaaaatcttgagaatcaaatactaaaataaaaagtgaaattccTTTAATCCTCAGTGAGTAGCTGAATCATCTTTTATAATTACCTGTTTGACTTTGCCATTTATGTTCTTCAAAACTGTACTTTCTTTGAAAACCTTCCTACACATTTAAAGCTTGAGTCAATTTTTTTTAGTAACTGTAAAGCACAATCCATCAGCTCAATCCACTGTTTTTAACATTTACCACTGCAGTCAACTGCAGTTAATTCTTACTCCCTCCTCCCCAAAGCAACCATTGATCTGCTTTTTAGTTCTATAAATCTGCCTTTTCTGCACATTCCACACAAATCAATTAAATGATCTGTAGTCATCTGATCTGgcttttttcatctacaaagtaGATGATGTGGATGAAACATGGTAAGCAACCCATTCTgcagatatatattttatttatctattcaccaGCTGATGAACATATGGACTGTTTCCAGTTCATAGCTATTACAATTAATGCTTCTACAAACATCTGCAGACACACCTCTCATTCCTTCTGTACATTCCTAGGTATAGAATTGCTAGAATTTTTCCCCCTAGTCCTATTATAATTTATTCTAACATTACAAAGTAAAATGTGCTGAAAGATATACATGTAATAGTATTGTCCACTTTCATTGTTACTTTTCTGAATACAAAATGTTGTTTAtgcttaactttttaagaaaatgcCGTTTTCCAACTTGGCTGcattattttacattcctacctgcGATAACATACTATTTTttaactgatttcttttttcagtctatcatgctctactttttttttttaaacttcctgtGTCAACTTCATCCTCTGAAGGAAGATTGTCTCTATTGCTGATAAATCTTTGTCCTTACCTCTAAGTCTTTAAAGAGTCTGCTCTAGTCTAATCCCTCAAAACAGCATTATAGATGATTGCTCAAAAAACGGGCATTTCATGTTTCCTTAGGAAAACTTCAGGGCTCAAACTAATTACATAGCACTTTCATTTTTCTAGCTCATAATTTACATAAACCTAAATTTATCTACTCAACACAAATGAGAAAGACAACACAGACCAATGAGCCTCAGTATCATCTGGGGATTCTAAGAAGTGTGAATTCTTAGATCCTACATCTATCTTCCTCTGGAAGCAGAGCCTAGTAATGTCTTTTAACATGCCCTCCAGGTATTTCTGATGGCCTTCTGCCATCTACTTTGCTTAATGAACAGAAAGTCCTGGAAAGACATGTGAATCTGATGAACATCAGTCCTTTTCAATTACTGCATACCTTTCATAGGGTAGCATCTCATCATACTGACAATATGTATTTTTCACATGTGACCTTTAAACTAAGCCCAAACACTTCATCTAATAGTCAATCCAAAGAGGTAATCATTATTCTATTCTGGAAAACTAAG
This window of the Castor canadensis chromosome 9, mCasCan1.hap1v2, whole genome shotgun sequence genome carries:
- the Exosc9 gene encoding exosome complex component RRP45 isoform X2, encoding MKETPLSNCERRFLLRAIEEKKRLDGRQTYDYRNVRISFGTDYGCCIVELGKTRVLGQVSCELVSPKLNRPTEGILFFNLELSQMAAPAFEPGRQSDLLVKLNRLLERCLRNSKCIDTESLCVVAGEKVWQIRVDLHLLNHDGNIIDAASIAAIVALCHFRRPDVSVQGDEVTLYTPEERDPVPLSIHHLPICVSFAFFQQGTYLLVDPNEREERVMDGLLVIAMNKHREICTIQSSGGIMLLKDQVLRCSKIAGVKVAEITELIQKALENDQKVRKEGGKFGFAESIPNQRITSFKMEKASIDTSSIEEKAEEIIAEAEPPSEVVSKPVLWTPGTAQIGEGIENSWGDLEESEKEDEDGNHEAVILDTKMDTGEEVSDIGSQECRPSVQNKRKHQVKIQ